GGTTAGCATGATCATTAAAACGATCACACTTGCCATTAAGATTAATAACTTCTTGTTCATTTTGATCCCCCTCAATCTATATTATTTTTATTTTATTTCTCAAATAGGACCTGTTCCAAGCCCTATTTAAGTCACCACTTCATGGTACTTGGTCAAACTGTTCATCTTTCAACTGAAAATTATTTTTTTGATATATTTGCAGTGCTAAAACGACAACAAATAATACAACACCCGCTATATCAAATAGAAATGATGGTTCGATTAAGCAAAATGCTGCTAATAATAATACCAACCTTTGAGCATGAGTTGTTTGCTTTAATAGCCATCCTTGACTTGCCCCAGCAAGAGAAAGGACCCCGATTGTAGCAGTAATAATAGGGATCATACTTTCAGTTATATGCTCTGAACGAAGCAGTATTTCAGGATGATAGATAAACATAAAAGGCATAATAAAGCCCGTTAATCCCAGTCTTAGTGCAACGAGTGAGGTTTGAGTTTGATCAGCATTTGCTATTCCTGCAGCGATATACGATGAGAGGGCTACAGGCGGTGTAATGTTTGATAAACAGGCATAAATCAGCACAAACATATGAGCAGCTATGGCCGGAACCTCCAACTCAATTAAGACTGGTGCCGCAACAGCAGCGACAATAACATATGCTGCAACGCCAGGAACACCCATACCTAAGATGATGCTGAGGATCATCACAAACAGTGCGGCTAAAAATAACTGATCTCCGGCAAATTTTAGAATGCCGTAGCCAAAGCTTAATCCCAGTCCTGTTAAAGAAACGGTTCCCACGATCACGCCAATAATCACACAAGCGACTCCGACACTGACAGCACTTTTAGCTCCTTCTTCAAATGCTTGAATGATCTCTTTGAGCCCCATTCTGGTCTTTCTTCTTAACCAGCTGGCTAGCACAGTAGCTATGATAGAAAAAACAGCTGCATATAAAGGTGTGTAGCCTAAAAGTAATAAAACAATCAGCGTCACTAAGGGGATGCTAAGATGGCCCTCCTCTTTCAAAACCTGTTTGACTTTGGGTATATTTTCCTTCGAGATTCCTTTTAGGCCCGTCTTCCTGGCTTCAAAATGTACGGCCATAATGAGCGTCAGAAAATAGAGGAAAGCCGGTACTACAGCGGCCAGCATCACAGTTGTATACGGAACACCCAAAAACTCGGCCATGATAAATCCTGCTGCTCCCATGATCGGCGGTGCAAACTGGCCCCCGGTTGAAGCGGCTGCTTCAACAGCGGCTGCAAATTTACGCTTGTATCCATTTTTAATCATCATGGGAATTGTAATAGAACCTGTTGTGGCTACATTGGCTAGTGCACTTCCATTAACCATCCCCATCAGACTGCTGGCAATAACGGACACTTTAGCTGGTCCTCCAGGGCTACGTCCAGCTATGGTTAAAGCAAGATTATTAATGAACCGGCTAAACCCACTTATCTTTAAGAATGATCCGAATAGGATGAACATAAAAACGAAAGTAGCCGAAACACCTGCTCCTATTCCTAATAAACCTTGGCCGCCCCAAAATAAATGTTCAACAATCCGCTTCCAGCTAAATCCGACATGACCAAGGATACCTGGCAAGTAACTTCCGGCAAAATTATAGAGAAGAAAAACGGCCGCAAGGATAGCCAAACTCCTGACCGTTCTCCTGGCTGCTTCAAATACGATC
The DNA window shown above is from Caldalkalibacillus uzonensis and carries:
- a CDS encoding TRAP transporter permease, whose translation is MNTPKTINSGEISEELPYKYEGDTRMRQYMGIMAVIITALSVIWGLFQLYVSSFGVLDAIILRSWHIIFLLVMVFLLFPAGKKPAYSLHRPTWWDCICLLAGAASFGYLILNYSEIALRGGYLLPLDYLFAVLGILIVFEAARRTVRSLAILAAVFLLYNFAGSYLPGILGHVGFSWKRIVEHLFWGGQGLLGIGAGVSATFVFMFILFGSFLKISGFSRFINNLALTIAGRSPGGPAKVSVIASSLMGMVNGSALANVATTGSITIPMMIKNGYKRKFAAAVEAAASTGGQFAPPIMGAAGFIMAEFLGVPYTTVMLAAVVPAFLYFLTLIMAVHFEARKTGLKGISKENIPKVKQVLKEEGHLSIPLVTLIVLLLLGYTPLYAAVFSIIATVLASWLRRKTRMGLKEIIQAFEEGAKSAVSVGVACVIIGVIVGTVSLTGLGLSFGYGILKFAGDQLFLAALFVMILSIILGMGVPGVAAYVIVAAVAAPVLIELEVPAIAAHMFVLIYACLSNITPPVALSSYIAAGIANADQTQTSLVALRLGLTGFIMPFMFIYHPEILLRSEHITESMIPIITATIGVLSLAGASQGWLLKQTTHAQRLVLLLAAFCLIEPSFLFDIAGVVLFVVVLALQIYQKNNFQLKDEQFDQVP